Within Streptomyces albofaciens JCM 4342, the genomic segment CCCCGGCGAGCGCCGCTGACAGGCAGATGCGCATGCGCGGACGCGGCATGGCGGACTTCCTTTACGGCAGGGGTGATGACAGGAGGTGGTGCGACTGGGTGCGTGTGCGGGCCTTCCGGCGCCGGTGCGGGACCGGGCGCGTCCGGCACGAGGAGAGCCGTCCGGGCTCATGGTGTGGGTGAAAACGTCTGAACGATGCGTCTGGGCGACGCGTGTGGGCGATGTGCCCGAGCGATGCGCCGACCGCCGGATAATCGGCCCGTGGCGGCGGTGTCCGTCCGTACCGTTGCCGGTCCTGTGCACCGTCTCATCGCGCCGTGTCGAATACGGCGTTGCGCGCCTCGGCGAGCGCCGTTCGCAGCGCGCCGATGAGCATCGGATTCCCCTCGACATCGCTGATCCGGATCTCCGGCCGGGGCAGCGCGAGCCCGGTGAATTCACCCTCGACCAGTTCGCGCAACACCTCGCCCCCCGCCTGGGCGACCTCCCCGGAGAGCACCACCAGCCGGGGGTCCACGACGGCGACCACGGCCGCCAGCCCGGTCGCCAGGCGCCGTGCCACCTCGGCACGTACGCGGGCGTCGCGCAGCGCCTCGGGAACCGTACGCGCATCCGCCACGCCGTACTCCCGCGCCAGCTCCACGACGCTCGGCGAGCCGACGAGGCGCTGGAAGCCCCCGCCGGCGTCCGGCCGGGCCGCGTCGCGGTCGCCGCCGCGGGCGAGCGGCGCGCCCGGCAGCGGCATGTAGCCGATCTCGCCGGCGCCTCCGGTGGCCCCGCGCAGCACCTGCCCGCCGAGCACGATGGCCGCGCCGACCCCCTCGTCGGCCCACACCAGCACGAAATCGTCGAAGTCCTGCGCGGCGCCGTCGTGCTGCTCGGCGACCGCCGCCAGGTTCACGTCGTTCTCGATCACGATCGGCACGCCCAGCACGCCGGCCAGCTCCTCCTGGAGCGCCCGCGAGTGCCAGCCGGGCAGGTGGGGCGCGTACCGCAGCACACCGGTCTGCGGGTCGAGCGCGCCGGGCGTCCCGATCACCGCCCCGTGCAGCCGCTCCCGCGTCAGCCCGGCCTTCTCCAGCGCCCCGTCCACGGCGGAGGCCACGAGCTGCGCCGTCTTACGGGGCGCGTCGTCCTCCACCGCGTCCGTACCGACCCGCTCCTCCCCGAGCACCCGCCCGGCGATATCGGCGACCGCGGCGGTGATCCCGCCCTGGTCGACGGCGAGCGCGGCCACGTAGGCGGCGTCCGGGTTCACCTCGTACAACTGGGCGTTCGGCCCCGGCCGTCCGGTCACATTGCCCGTCGTACGCACCAGCCCGGCCGCCTCCAGCCGCCCGAGCAACTGCGACGCGGTGGGCTTGGACAGCCCGGTCAGCGCGCCGATCTGCGTACGGGTCAGCGGCCCCTGCGCCACGAGCAGGTCGAGCGCGGCCCGGTCGTTCATGGCCCGCAACACCCGCGGCGTACCAGGAGTCCCCTGCCCGCCCTGCCCTGTGGCCATGACGCCCGCCCCGATTCCCGCTCCGTCGCGTTCTGTTAGGAAAGTTTCCAATCGATGCACAGGAACGTAAGCGCCGCGTCAGCGGGACGTCAATGGGTCTGGACCATTGACTTTGAGCGCGCCCCACACGGTCTTACCCGGCCCGGCGCGGTCCACCACACCCCACGCGTCGGCCAACGCTTCCACGACCACCATGCCGCGGCCGTGCTCGTCCAGGGGCCCGGGGGAGCGGACGACGGGGGTTCCGTCCCCGGCGTCCGAGACCTCGATGCGAAGGGTGTCGCCGGTCAGGGCGAAGTGGATCTCGA encodes:
- a CDS encoding ROK family transcriptional regulator — encoded protein: MNDRAALDLLVAQGPLTRTQIGALTGLSKPTASQLLGRLEAAGLVRTTGNVTGRPGPNAQLYEVNPDAAYVAALAVDQGGITAAVADIAGRVLGEERVGTDAVEDDAPRKTAQLVASAVDGALEKAGLTRERLHGAVIGTPGALDPQTGVLRYAPHLPGWHSRALQEELAGVLGVPIVIENDVNLAAVAEQHDGAAQDFDDFVLVWADEGVGAAIVLGGQVLRGATGGAGEIGYMPLPGAPLARGGDRDAARPDAGGGFQRLVGSPSVVELAREYGVADARTVPEALRDARVRAEVARRLATGLAAVVAVVDPRLVVLSGEVAQAGGEVLRELVEGEFTGLALPRPEIRISDVEGNPMLIGALRTALAEARNAVFDTAR
- a CDS encoding ATP-binding protein, which encodes MIEQSLRPASVTHRFPRNRRSPGQARRAFRKWAAAQGLRPVTIEAGEVVLGELASNAVLAATGPGRRIEIHFALTGDTLRIEVSDAGDGTPVVRSPGPLDEHGRGMVVVEALADAWGVVDRAGPGKTVWGALKVNGPDPLTSR